In Xylanibacter ruminicola 23, a single genomic region encodes these proteins:
- a CDS encoding tetratricopeptide repeat protein — protein sequence MFRDDTLNNVLGALEGKDLMCAIKDMENYLAAHPHQINSDRLFAIKTDYQMMIDYWRKGYKDPELPQLYHKLLHRMYVLYANVMTNARVLQSPLMASLFMKAHLSPRDWSVQVVREQLEKFVSDIALLELEPQHTVKERRKAMHQQHTQLMTELFAHILTADLWTDGQGESIEQLLLSPTVDSADQQLIVSAITLASMNCYDMVKFRTLIHVYQQSTDEYVRQRALFGWVFSLDNELEEFLFPEMRTLVEQTVQNPNCMKELIELQEQFFYCLSADEDRNTIEKEIMPELLKNQQKMQHRDEQEQDEENILNDILHPDAEEQEFEKLENTFHRMIDMQKQGSDVYFGGFSQMKRYPFFNEISNWFTPFFTDHPGVAHTWDKYGNVKFLSSILEFGPFCNSDKYSFLLAFETVLNGIPENVRQMLDRGEAVMYQKLGTEEMSTPAYIRRIYLQDMFRFFRLNPLRNEFKNVFEKDSFQSMFITRTAFDNTDIQAHFKEVVAFLIKRNQKNYAKDLLANWFEEKYHDYDYYMLKGYLGDNVEDSYRKALELNPQSERALLGLARIWFKHMDYEKALDAYNQLLEMNADKKSYQLNKAICLTNLCRFEEAEQILFRLNFEDADNLHVVRVLAWALTGDGKYEQAGRLYDQLLAQENPEDSDSINYGFYLWFTGKIDDAANCFRSYVTNAKPKDERWATLHSIIYKESDLLEMKGVTDREIQMMIDWVDVYNA from the coding sequence ATGTTTAGAGACGATACTTTAAATAATGTATTGGGTGCACTCGAGGGAAAGGACCTGATGTGCGCTATCAAGGATATGGAGAATTATCTGGCTGCCCATCCGCACCAGATAAATTCCGACCGATTGTTTGCCATCAAAACCGATTATCAGATGATGATCGACTATTGGCGTAAAGGATACAAAGACCCGGAACTTCCACAGCTTTACCATAAGCTGCTGCACCGTATGTATGTGCTTTATGCCAATGTGATGACTAATGCCCGCGTGCTGCAATCGCCCCTGATGGCATCGCTCTTTATGAAGGCGCATCTGAGTCCGCGCGACTGGTCGGTACAGGTGGTTCGCGAACAGTTAGAGAAGTTCGTGTCTGATATCGCCTTGCTGGAACTGGAACCTCAGCACACCGTTAAGGAGCGCCGCAAAGCGATGCACCAGCAGCATACACAGCTGATGACCGAGCTTTTTGCCCACATTCTGACTGCCGACTTATGGACCGACGGACAGGGTGAGTCTATCGAGCAGCTGTTGTTGTCGCCCACCGTTGATTCTGCCGACCAGCAGCTCATTGTAAGTGCTATCACGTTAGCATCCATGAACTGCTACGATATGGTTAAGTTCCGTACGCTTATTCATGTGTACCAGCAGTCGACCGATGAATATGTGCGCCAGCGAGCCTTGTTTGGTTGGGTGTTCTCGCTCGATAACGAGTTAGAGGAATTCCTCTTCCCTGAGATGCGAACACTGGTTGAGCAAACCGTACAGAACCCCAACTGCATGAAGGAACTGATTGAGCTGCAGGAGCAGTTCTTCTATTGCCTGAGTGCCGATGAGGATCGCAACACCATCGAGAAGGAAATTATGCCCGAGCTGCTTAAGAATCAGCAGAAGATGCAGCATAGAGACGAGCAGGAACAGGACGAGGAGAATATCCTGAATGATATTCTGCATCCTGATGCCGAAGAGCAGGAGTTTGAAAAACTTGAGAACACCTTCCATCGTATGATCGACATGCAGAAACAGGGTAGCGATGTGTACTTTGGAGGTTTTTCGCAGATGAAGCGATATCCGTTCTTTAACGAGATTTCTAACTGGTTCACACCGTTCTTTACCGATCATCCAGGTGTAGCACACACATGGGATAAGTATGGCAACGTTAAGTTCCTGTCGAGCATTCTTGAGTTTGGCCCGTTCTGCAATAGCGATAAGTATTCGTTCCTGCTGGCCTTCGAGACTGTGCTGAATGGTATTCCCGAAAATGTACGTCAGATGCTGGATCGTGGCGAGGCCGTGATGTATCAGAAGTTAGGAACCGAGGAGATGAGTACCCCTGCTTATATCCGTCGTATCTATCTGCAGGACATGTTCCGTTTCTTCCGTCTTAATCCGCTCCGCAACGAGTTTAAGAACGTTTTCGAGAAGGATTCGTTCCAGAGCATGTTCATTACCCGAACCGCATTTGATAATACCGATATACAGGCTCATTTCAAGGAAGTTGTAGCTTTTCTGATTAAACGTAACCAGAAGAATTATGCTAAGGACTTGTTAGCAAACTGGTTTGAGGAGAAGTATCACGACTACGATTACTATATGCTGAAGGGCTATCTGGGTGATAATGTAGAGGATAGCTATCGTAAGGCGCTTGAGCTGAATCCTCAGAGCGAACGTGCCTTATTAGGCTTGGCCCGTATCTGGTTTAAACATATGGATTACGAGAAAGCACTCGATGCCTATAACCAGCTGCTGGAGATGAATGCCGATAAGAAATCGTATCAGCTAAACAAGGCCATCTGTCTTACCAATCTGTGTCGTTTTGAAGAGGCCGAACAGATTCTGTTTCGCCTGAACTTCGAGGATGCCGATAACCTGCATGTGGTGCGTGTGTTGGCTTGGGCGCTTACCGGCGATGGCAAGTACGAACAGGCAGGTCGCCTGTACGATCAGCTGTTGGCACAAGAGAACCCTGAGGATAGCGACAGCATTAACTATGGTTTCTATCTGTGGTTTACAGGTAAGATCGACGATGCTGCCAACTGTTTCCGTTCATACGTTACAAATGCCAAGCCCAAGGACGAGCGTTGGGCGACTCTTCACAGCATCATTTACAAAGAAAGTGACCTGTTGGAGATGAAGGGCGTTACTGATCGTGAGATTCAGATGATGATTGACTGGGTTGACGTTTACAACGCTTAA